From one Liolophura sinensis isolate JHLJ2023 chromosome 10, CUHK_Ljap_v2, whole genome shotgun sequence genomic stretch:
- the LOC135476735 gene encoding uncharacterized protein LOC135476735 isoform X1 — protein sequence MSLRNGGCEHQCENTEGSFRCRCSSGYLLAEDGKACTDIDECAEGTSGCSNFCVNDPGSFHCSCPLGYQLGVDGRQCQDLDECQANNGGCSQTCSNSEGSFACSCRDGFVLDEDKKTCRDASDCGNKQFVWCWPQCNQAASSCECPSGHVLHSNGINCVDPCFIKPCQHNGVCSKPSSDATTFTCDCTNTGYQGDRCETGIISLPDKVRVRAGVLSDNFVVTAFPEQELILSAMKNDDVQVFPGQVFIRSPATSATFKILSPDSGKFLVSFKASGVDAGSFSDVTTLEILSDDVFSKYQIPFEGLPEGNFFIDLSLQGEDYKFTSTSQWYRLNSNPNVFFTKGVTFSSVGNLSVPMSVNGLEVNVNNQLTVGPVSGHRRPDVGSTVSGEVMRRARHAPFELSVKDINDFIKEHSLLRQLFVLLEPLLPNWLRMFVGTNSPQPFFFATIATGSTVKKTTYCKGAPVFDDTRYHVFRFTHAIVLTLVNQDVYLPELHSEQYCIILDLYKDSGTTFMVMFPDKAGALLEKVEVFKKLKEDTGVRVFPNGIGFSLFRKLNVRPIGSELELWNGDETFKYPLSQTASFWVSLDVSRVRDPNKVFDFSVAPVPVETYAALPDIRKIFTHVFVDPWEVYLKTGGKPMEVTLYVTILKRTAPISLSFGNLLQHTLQAFGSVGGPGPRTYCGPQANPPGVFTTVFVDAKLLRGIPVIQDLVFNIDMEADFFYRLDDVDISKVPRPIDIIKSVLTHVKQAVIELLNFVVTEIQKYVGVIAPVIFEAIQEFRQHMQTLLQLVNQFLDKFNLTALITNVGDLVKDIIESINNLVQKVRQLVDLIKLMFEKTLENFITFVKTKVDEIKNNTLTMVQSLYNETVGIFKGPKTFGIRGFFSVTVLGKGFGIEGEFVKSDAHLRRCGNLVEIYDHMNGEAAWRAFGVIDGFKIDLASGKASSGGKITSKLWSLLSVKLGFGFGLALASDSNNFVVQFHARLNFFGAKASADVFVTNKEIATRAEVNIWDIFTARLTIRATVFVNVADWALRIRGEFIPGGAPKHQAGSNVQASLGDAIRNFVNRLADEAVKRISKAQDAVNKAKDKLTSAQKWLDDKKSEVDKANVVFDRAIAGLERAKQKLEAAKGPFRRALAKLNAAQKRVDRLCKIKSCSKICVPGIKFKICKWGWFRFPCPKFTSCMFKIPNPLCVAANLLCHGLRAIAFAALEVAKLFVRVPMLALDAAKFALSVAQVVVDKSRIVLEVVKVALDVAKGLLEVAKGGLSLANVALEGVKFAVRAVQYAINFIVKYGLQSIIDIGNCGFEIELSTRDLFEFEIFCDVNPFRLGWRTVRFRLNFHNILGSIWNAAKSLVNSFLDSLKNLFGRRKREINYEAFSRLHKAFRYRRQAGNGTLDEDLFDNLEDGVLNNTILTNTTRESELQFWREQCSRYSPVRNFLQQSIVELNNVTNELEASMQEVSNRGSETVEVRNSIINISVNDSEVDYTVAEEDFNVTREQVVNVLNSVNAKMQDNDLVKESKSATDYVIQGNEEALNSFASAEILPLWRERMENITLELLSTDECSGFYDCVVWSFGEIYQLVDSVDPQLLPRAQQDLPALEEHFYSLFENDTKSFTELVDITTEILNELELLRADEIFCGTVPEITKGPRNVTVRSGESVTLTCSASSIPEPSYYWFLNEEMYGTGGSLTLTVVTSEDAGEYVCVAGNHVANVTSDPAIVTVISPPTVLSQPPSRIEALVGDKVVIVCSISASPEANITWRLVSDDAFKVENKSLVLLSVQESDAGAYRCDAANEYGNVSTNEMTLEVLEARPLCPTVTLKFGFITAEPSTVKENETLLQKDVNNVPLQTAFRETVMFLSNVTTLPVTADVSITTSSPNVALLSMTVGCGEVPLTCVSAICQQIYSDAHQFLQQTITNLQEVILSDKPLFINHEKAFYFNPSIVNVPEESNSCPKGFKDNDAQLCVKFDDGSPQNLRISRAIRFGPVTTLILNWDSPTPAGEIVSQLGYVVEISNLMYSPASVQRTFFSSFGILLQAKDGETTVRVRAVQENRLSPAAEIVIPAVGEENTTASNPIFAPA from the exons ATGTCTCTCCGAAATGGCGGATGTGAGCACCAGTGTGAGAATACAGAGGGATCCTTCCGGTGTAGATGTTCCTCTGGATACCTGTTAGCTGAGGATGGAAAGGCGTGCACCG atattgatgaatgcGCAGAGGGTACTTCCGGCTGCAGCAATTTTTGTGTCAATGATCCCGGTAGTTTCCACTGCAGTTGCCCTCTGGGATACCAGCTTGGAGTAGATGGGCGTCAGTGTCAAG ACTTGGACGAATGCCAGGCTAATAACGGTGGCTGTAGTCAGACGTGTTCCAACTCTGAGGGCTCTTTCGCGTGTTCATGTCGAGATGGTTTTGTCCTCGATGAGGACAAGAAAACATGCAGAG ATGCTTCAGACTGCGGTAACAAACAGTTCGTCTGGTGCTGGCCACAGTGTAACCAAGCAGCGTCTTCCTGTGAGTGCCCCTCTGGACACGTGCTTCACAGCAATGGGATTAACTGCGTAG ACCCTTGTTTTATCAAGCCCTGTCAACATAACGGCGTGTGCTCCAAACCCTCCTCTGATGCAACAACTTTTACTTGTGACTGTACCAACACGGGTTACCAAGGAGACCGGTGTGAAACAGGAATCATCTCATTGCCTGACAAGGTACGAGTCAGAGCCGGGGTTCTGTCTGACAATTTCGTGGTGACAGCTTTTCCGGAGCAGGAGTTAATCCTTAGTGCAATGAAGAATGATGACGTGCAGGTTTTCCCTGGACAAGTGTTCATCCGGAGTCCAGCTACTAGCGCCACTTTTAAAATTCTCTCTCCTGACAGCGGAAAATTCCTCGTCAGCTTCAAAGCGTCTGGAGTAGACGCTGGATCTTTTAGTGACGTCACCACTCTCGAGATTCTGTCCGATGACGTCTTCTCAAAATACCAAATTCCCTTCGAGGGACTTCCGGAGGGGAATTTCTTCATCGACCTCAGTCTCCAAGGTGAAGACTATAAGTTCACGTCCACGTCTCAGTGGTACCGACTGAACTCTAACCCAAATGTCTTCTTCACCAAAGGTGTCACATTCTCCTCTGTTGGAAATCTCTCAGTGCCCATGTCTGTTAACGGTCTGGAGGTAAACGTAAACAACCAGTTAACAGTAGGTCCTGTGAGTGGCCATCGGCGCCCCGACGTAGGATCGACTGTTTCAGGGGAAGTCATGAGAAGAGCGAGACACGCTCCTTTTGAACTCTCAGTCAAAGATATCAACGACTTCATCAAGGAACACAGTTTATTACGACAGCTTTTTGTGTTGCTTGAGCCTTTGTTGCCGAATTGGTTGAGAATGTTTGTCGGCACAAACTCTCCGCAACCCTTCTTTTTTGCAACGATTGCTACCGGAAGTACAGTAAAGAAGACAACCTATTGCAAAGGCGCGCCAGTTTTTGATGATACCAGATATCACGTATTCCGCTTTACTCATGCCATTGTACTGACTCTTGTCAACCAAGATGTGTATTTGCCAGAACTCCACAGTGAGCAGTACTGCATCATCCTGGACTTGTATAAAGATTCCGGCACGACATTCATGGTGATGTTTCCCGATAAAGCAGGTGCTCTGTTAGAGAAAGTTGAAGTCTTCAAAAAACTGAAAGAAGATACTGGTGTGAGGGTTTTTCCCAACGGCATTGGATTTTCTTTGTTTAGAAAGCTAAACGTACGCCCCATCGGGTCTGAACTTGAACTGTGGAACGGGGATGAAACATTCAAATATCC CCTTAGTCAGACGGCCTCGTTTTGGGTATCATTGGACGTTAGTCGAGTTCGAGATCCCAACAAAGTCTTTGACTTTTCAGTAGCCCCAGTTCCCGTGGAAACTTACGCAGCTCTGCCTGATATCCGAAAG ATTTTCACGCACGTGTTTGTTGACCCTTGGGAAGTTTACCTGAAGACTGGCGGGAAGCCAATGGAAGTGACTCTGTACGTCACGATATTGAAGAGGACAGCTCCAATTTCCTTGTCATTTGGCAATTTATTGCAACACACTTTACAAGCGTTTGGATCTGTTGGag GCCCAGGACCGAGAACATACTGTGGACCCCAAGCCAACCCTCCTGGCGTTTTCACCACAGTTTTCGTTGACGCCAAACTTCTCCGTGGCATCCCTGTCATTCAGGATCTTGTCTTTAACATCGACATGGAAGCTGATTTCTTTTACCGTCTCGATGATGTCGACATTTCCAAAGTTCCTCGCCCGATTGATATCATCAAGTCTGTTTTGACCCATGTTAAACAGGCTGTTATTGAGCTCTTAAACTTCGTCGTGACTGAAATTCAAAAATACGTCGGGGTCATCGCACCAGTCATATTTGAAGCAATACAAGAATTTCGACAACACATGCAAACGCTCTTGCAACTGGTCAACCAGTTTTTGGACAAATTCAACTTGACGGCCTTGATAACAAATGTGGGCGATCTTGTCAAAGATATCATAGAGAGCATCAATAATCTGGTTCAGAAAGTCAGACAGCTGGTGGACCTTATCAAACTGATGTTCGAAAAAACCCTCGAGAACTTCATAACATTTGTGAAAACGAAGGTGGATGAGATTAAGAACAACACGCTAACTATGGTACAGTCTCTCTACAACGAGACTGTCGGCATCTTCAAGGGCCCAAAAACATTCGGAATTCGCGGTTTCTTCTCAGTAACTGTTTTGGGTAAGGGTTTCGGTATCGAGGGTGAGTTCGTGAAATCTGACGCTCATTTACGGCGCTGTGGGAATTTAGTGGAAATCTACGATCACATGAATGGAGAAGCAGCATGGCGAGCCTTCGGAGTCATTGATGGATTCAAGATTGATCTTGCCAGTGGTAAAGCATCCAGCGGAGGGAAAATAACGAGTAAACTTTGGAGTCTCCTTTCTGTGAAACTAGGATTTGGTTTTGGACTCGCCTTGGCCAGTGACAGCAACAACTTTGTAGTACAGTTTCACGCTCGCTTGAATTTCTTTGGAGCCAAAGCCAGCGCAGATGTCTTCGTCACGAACAAGGAGATCGCCACGCGGGCAGAAGTTAATATCTGGGATATTTTCACAGCCAGACTAACGATCCGGGCCACGGTATTTGTAAATGTTGCAGACTGGGCTTTGCGGATTCGCGGTGAATTTATTCCTGGTGGTGCCCCTAAGCACCAAGCAGGAAGCAACGTTCAGGCCAGCCTAGGAGATGCCATTCGAAATTTTGTGAACAGGTTAGCTGATGAGGCTGTGAAACGGATAAGTAAAGCCCAAGATGCAGTGAACAAAGCAAAGGACAAGCTTACAAGTGCACAGAAATGGTTGGATGATAAAAAATCCGAGGTGGATAAAGCTAACGTTGTCTTCGATAGGGCTATAGCTGGTTTAGAGCGAGCAAAGCAGAAGTTAGAGGCTGCAAAGGGTCCTTTCCGCAGAGCTCTTGCTAAACTCAACGCCGCACAGAAAAGAGTCGATCGCTTATGCAAAATCAAATCATGTTCAAAGATTTGTGTTCCTGgtataaagtttaaaatatgCAAATGGGGATGGTTTAGGTTTCCTTGTCCGAAGTTTACAAGCTGTATGTTCAAGATTCCAAACCCTTTGTGTGTGGCCGCGAATTTGTTATGCCATGGTCTCAGGGCTATTGCCTTTGCGGCATTAGAAGTGGCTAAACTTTTCGTGAGAGTTCCCATGCTTGCCTTGGACGCTGCCAAGTTCGCACTGTCTGTCGCACAAGTTGTTGTTGATAAATCGCGTATTGTATTGGAAGTCGTAAAAGTCGCCTTAGACGTTGCCAAGGGTCTTCTTGAAGTGGCTAAAGGAGGACTTAGTTTAGCAAATGTTGCTCTAGAGGGGGTCAAATTTGCCGTGAGAGCCGTGCAATATGCCATCAACTTCATTGTAAAATATGGCTTACAAAGTATCATCGACATTGGTAATTGTGGGTTTGAGATTGAGTTATCCACAAGAGACTTGTTTGAGTtcgaaatattttgtgatgttaatCCATTTAGGCTGGGCTGGCGAACCGTGCGTTTCCGTTTAAATTTCCACAATATTTTGGGTAGTATTTGGAATGCAGCAAAATCATTGGTCAATAGCTTTTTGGATTCCTTAAAGAATCTGTTTGGTCGTCGAAAGAGAGAAATTAATTACGAGGCATTTTCAAGACTTCACAAGGCATTCCGCTACAGACGACAGGCGGGAAATGGAACGTTAGACGAAGATTTGTTCGACAACCTTGAAGATGGAGTCTTGAATAACACCATACTTACAAACACAACACGAGAGAGTGAACTTCAATTCTGGAGAGAGCAATGCTCTCGTTACTCCCCTGTGAGAAATTTTCTGCAACAGAGCATTGTAGAGTTGAATAACGTCACAAATGAGCTGGAGGCTTCCATGCAAGAAGTTTCCAATCGAGGTTCAGAAACAGTAGAGGTACGAAACTCCATTATTAACATAAGTGTTAATGACTCTGAGGTTGACTACACTGTGGCCGAAGAAGACTTCAACGTGACAAGAGAACAAGTTGTTAACGTTTTGAATAGCGTAAATGCAAAGATGCAAGATAATGATTTGGTAAAGGAAAGCAAATCTGCAACCGACTATGTCATTCAAGGAAACGAAGAGGCACTGAACAGTTTTGCAAGCGCAGAAATTTTACCTCTCTGGCGGGAAAGAATGGAAAATATTACCCTGGAACTATTGTCTACTGACGAGTGCTCTGGCTTTTATGACTGTGTGGTTTGGAGCTTTGGAGAAATATACCAACTGGTGGACTCCGTCGACCCACAGCTTCTTCCAAGAGCTCAGCAAGATTTACCCGCTTTGGAGGAACATTTTTACAGCCTTTTTGAGAATGACACAAAGAGCTTTACAGAACTGGTAGATATAACAACGGAAATCTTAAACGAACTGGAATTGTTGAGAGCTGATGAGATCTTCTGTGGTACCGTGCCAGAAATCACAAAGGGTCCAAGAAACGTCACAGTTAGGTCAGGCGAAAGTGTCACGTTGACGTGCTCGGCTTCAAGCATCCCCGAGCCCAGCTACTACTGGTTCTTGAACGAGGAAATGTACGGCACTGGTGGGTCTCTAACACTGACGGTTGTGACGAGTGAGGATGCCGGAGAGTACGTTTGTGTGGCTGGAAATCACGTGGCTAACGTGACGTCCGACCCAGCCATTGTCACAGTTATTTCCCCTCCTACAGTTCTGTCTCAACCCCCATCCCGAATTGAAGCTCTGGTCGGCGACAAAGTGGTCATTGTGTGCAGTATTTCCGCTTCACCGGAGGCAAACATAACATGGCGTCTGGTCTCCGATGATGCCTTTAAAGTGGAAAATAAATCCCTAGTGTTGCTTTCCGTCCAGGAGTCAGATGCTGGAGCTTATAGATGCGATGCTGCAAACGAGTACGGCAATGTTTCAACTAACGAAATGACTCTTGAGGTCTTGGAAGCCAGACCTCTTTGTCCCACAGTGACATTGAAGTTTGGGTTTATAACAGCCGAGCCAAGCACAGTGAAAGAAAACGAAACATTACTTCAAAAAGATGTAAACAACGTGCCATTACAGACAGCTTTCCGCGAGACCGTGATGTTTCTTTCAAATGTGACGACGTTACCAGTCACCGCAGACGTCAGCATAACGACGTCATCACCAAACGTCGCATTGTTGTCTATGACGGTCGGCTGTGGAGAAGTGCCTCTGACGTGTGTTTCCGCGATCTGCCAGCAAATTTACAGTGATGCCCATCAATTCCTTCAACAAACCATCACCAACCTTCAAGAAGTGATCCTCTCTGACAAACCATTGTTCATCAATCACGAAAAGGCATTCTATTTCAACCCTTCAATTGTGAACGTACCGGAAGAGTCGAATAGCTGTCCCAAAGGGTTTAAGGACAATGACGCCCAGCTTTGTG TGAAATTTGATGATGGATCTCCACAGAACTTACGCATTTCCAGAGCCATTCGTTTCGGCCCGGTGACAACTTTAATTCTGAACTGGGATTCTCCAACACCAGCTGGCGAGATTGTCAGCCAGCTAG GGTACGTTGTGGAAATTTCCAACCTAATGTACAGCCCAGCCAGTGTACAGAGGACGTTCTTCTCGTCGTTTGGTATCTTACTTCAAGCGAAGGATGGCGAGACTACTGTAAGAGTGAGGGCAGTTCAGGAGAATCGACTCAGTCCTGCGGCTGAGATTGTCATCCCTGCTGTCGGCGAAG AAAACACAACCGCATCAAATCCCATATTTGCACCAGCGTAG